In one window of Duganella dendranthematis DNA:
- the infA gene encoding translation initiation factor IF-1 — protein sequence MAKDDVIQMQGEILENLPNATFRVKLENGHVVLGHISGKMRMNYIRILPGDKVTVELTPYDLSRARIVFRTK from the coding sequence ATGGCAAAAGACGACGTCATACAGATGCAGGGCGAGATCCTAGAAAATCTCCCTAATGCAACATTTCGAGTAAAGCTGGAAAACGGGCACGTGGTGCTGGGACATATTTCAGGTAAAATGCGGATGAACTATATCCGCATCCTGCCTGGCGATAAGGTGACGGTCGAACTGACACCTTACGACCTGTCCCGCGCCCGCATCGTGTTCCGGACCAAGTAA
- the rpmJ gene encoding 50S ribosomal protein L36, which yields MKVNASVKRICRNCKIIKRKGVVRVICVEPRHKQRQG from the coding sequence ATGAAAGTTAACGCCTCAGTCAAGCGGATCTGCCGCAACTGCAAGATCATCAAGCGCAAAGGCGTTGTTCGCGTAATCTGCGTCGAACCACGTCATAAACAGCGTCAAGGTTAA
- the rpsM gene encoding 30S ribosomal protein S13 has protein sequence MARIAGVNIPNHQHTVIGLTAIYGVGRPRAKFICAQTGIATNKKVKDLDDSELEKLRDEVGKFIVEGDLRRELSMNIKRLMDLGCYRGMRHRKGLPVRGQRTRTNARTRKGPRKAAQSLKK, from the coding sequence ATGGCACGTATTGCAGGGGTTAATATCCCAAATCACCAGCACACCGTTATCGGCCTGACGGCCATCTACGGTGTAGGCCGCCCACGCGCGAAGTTCATCTGCGCGCAAACGGGTATCGCGACCAATAAAAAGGTCAAAGATCTGGACGACAGCGAACTGGAAAAGCTGCGCGATGAAGTCGGTAAATTCATCGTCGAAGGCGATCTGCGTCGCGAACTGTCCATGAACATCAAGCGTTTGATGGATCTGGGTTGCTACCGTGGTATGCGTCACCGTAAGGGCCTGCCGGTCCGCGGTCAACGCACCCGCACCAATGCACGTACCCGCAAGGGCCCGCGCAAAGCCGCTCAATCGCTCAAGAAATAA
- the rpsK gene encoding 30S ribosomal protein S11, whose product MAKQQSSAAAARVRKKVKKNVAEGIAHVHASFNNTIITITDRQGNALSWATSGGAGFKGSRKSTPFAAQVAAEAAGKVAIECGVKNLEVRIKGPGPGRESAVRALNNLGIKITEIQDVTPVPHNGCRPPKRRRI is encoded by the coding sequence ATGGCTAAGCAACAAAGCAGCGCAGCAGCAGCGCGCGTACGCAAGAAGGTCAAGAAGAACGTCGCGGAAGGTATCGCGCACGTTCACGCTTCCTTCAACAATACCATCATCACCATCACCGACCGTCAGGGCAATGCACTGTCGTGGGCGACCTCCGGTGGTGCTGGCTTCAAGGGTTCGCGTAAATCGACCCCGTTCGCAGCGCAGGTTGCTGCTGAAGCCGCTGGTAAAGTCGCGATCGAATGCGGCGTGAAGAACCTGGAAGTGCGTATCAAGGGCCCAGGCCCAGGCCGTGAATCGGCTGTGCGCGCGCTGAACAACCTGGGCATCAAGATCACCGAGATCCAGGACGTGACGCCAGTACCGCACAACGGCTGCCGCCCTCCAAAGCGTCGTCGTATCTAA
- the rpsD gene encoding 30S ribosomal protein S4, producing MARYIGPKAKLSRREGTDLFLKSARRSLDSKCKLDVKPGQHGVKSGARTSDYGNQLREKQKVKRMYGVLERQFRRYFAEADRRKGNTGETLLKLLEARLDNVAYRMGFGSTRAEARQLVSHKAFTVNGQVVNIASYSVKVGDVVAVREKAKKQVRIVEALSLAEQVGMPAWVSVDAKKMEGTFKSLPERNEIANDVNESLIVELYSR from the coding sequence GTGGCACGTTATATCGGACCTAAAGCAAAACTGTCCCGCCGTGAAGGCACTGATCTGTTCCTGAAGAGCGCACGTCGCTCGCTGGACAGCAAATGCAAACTGGATGTCAAACCAGGTCAGCACGGCGTTAAGTCGGGCGCTCGCACCTCGGACTACGGCAACCAGCTGCGCGAAAAACAAAAAGTCAAACGTATGTACGGCGTGCTGGAACGTCAGTTCCGTCGCTACTTCGCAGAAGCCGACCGCCGCAAAGGCAACACCGGCGAAACCCTGCTGAAGCTGCTGGAAGCCCGTCTGGACAACGTCGCCTACCGCATGGGCTTCGGCTCGACCCGCGCTGAAGCACGTCAGCTGGTATCCCACAAAGCGTTCACCGTGAACGGCCAAGTGGTGAACATCGCTTCGTACTCGGTCAAAGTCGGCGACGTCGTTGCTGTGCGCGAAAAAGCCAAGAAACAAGTGCGTATCGTTGAAGCGCTGTCGCTGGCTGAACAAGTCGGCATGCCAGCCTGGGTGTCGGTTGACGCCAAGAAAATGGAAGGCACCTTCAAGTCCCTGCCAGAGCGTAACGAAATCGCTAACGACGTCAACGAATCGCTGATCGTCGAACTGTACTCGCGTTAA
- a CDS encoding DNA-directed RNA polymerase subunit alpha produces MQNSLLKPRIIDVEALGAGHAKVVMEPFERGYGHTLGNALRRVLLSSMVGYAPTEVTIAGVVHEYSSLDGVQEDVVDLLLNLKGVVFKVHNRDSVTLTLKKEGEGAVLASDIDLPHDVELINPDHVIAHLTAGGKLDMQIKVEKGRGYVPGNVRRLSEDTNKTIGRIILDASFSPVRRVSYFVESARVEQRTDLDKLIINIETNGVISPEEAIRQSARVLVDQLNVFAALEGTEAAAEAPSRAPLVDPILLRPVDDLELTVRSANCLKAENIYYIGDLIQRSENELLKTPNLGRKSLNEIKEVLASRGLTLGMKLENWPPAGLEK; encoded by the coding sequence ATGCAAAACAGTTTGTTGAAACCACGTATTATCGATGTAGAAGCGCTGGGCGCCGGTCACGCTAAAGTTGTGATGGAGCCATTCGAACGCGGCTACGGCCACACCCTGGGCAACGCGCTCCGTCGCGTGCTGTTGTCGTCAATGGTGGGCTACGCGCCGACCGAAGTGACCATCGCTGGCGTGGTGCACGAGTATTCGTCGCTGGACGGCGTGCAAGAAGACGTGGTTGACCTGCTGCTGAACCTGAAGGGCGTTGTGTTCAAAGTGCACAACCGTGACTCCGTCACCCTGACCCTGAAGAAAGAAGGCGAAGGCGCCGTGCTGGCTTCGGACATCGATCTGCCACACGATGTGGAACTGATCAACCCGGACCACGTGATTGCGCACCTGACCGCCGGCGGCAAACTGGACATGCAGATCAAGGTCGAAAAAGGCCGTGGCTATGTGCCAGGTAACGTGCGTCGCCTGTCGGAAGACACCAACAAGACCATTGGCCGCATCATTCTGGACGCGTCGTTCTCGCCAGTGCGCCGTGTGTCGTACTTCGTGGAATCGGCCCGTGTGGAACAGCGTACCGACCTGGACAAGCTGATCATCAACATCGAAACCAACGGCGTGATTTCGCCGGAAGAAGCGATCCGTCAATCGGCCCGCGTGCTGGTCGATCAACTGAACGTGTTCGCCGCGCTGGAAGGCACCGAAGCTGCTGCTGAAGCACCTTCGCGCGCACCGCTGGTCGATCCGATCCTGCTGCGTCCAGTGGACGATCTGGAACTGACCGTGCGTTCGGCCAACTGCCTGAAAGCAGAAAACATCTACTACATCGGCGACCTGATCCAGCGTTCGGAAAACGAACTGCTGAAGACCCCGAATCTGGGCCGCAAGTCGCTGAACGAGATCAAGGAAGTCCTGGCTTCCCGTGGTCTGACCCTGGGCATGAAGCTGGAAAACTGGCCGCCTGCTGGTCTGGAGAAGTAA
- the rplQ gene encoding 50S ribosomal protein L17, whose translation MRHRHGLRKLNRTSSHRLAMLRNMTVSLLRHEAIKTTLPKAKELRRVVEPILTLGKTDTLANKRLAFARLRDREIVGKLFSELGPRYAARNGGYLRILKMGFRVGDNAPMAYVELLDRPEVTAIEDAPTAE comes from the coding sequence ATGCGTCACCGTCACGGCCTCCGTAAACTGAACCGTACCTCGTCCCACCGTCTGGCAATGCTGCGCAACATGACCGTTTCCCTGCTGCGTCATGAAGCCATCAAAACCACGCTGCCAAAAGCTAAAGAGCTGCGCCGCGTTGTTGAGCCGATCCTGACCCTGGGCAAGACCGACACCCTGGCTAACAAGCGTCTGGCATTTGCCCGTCTGCGCGACCGCGAAATCGTAGGCAAACTGTTCTCGGAACTGGGCCCACGTTACGCTGCACGTAACGGCGGCTACCTGCGCATCCTGAAAATGGGTTTCCGCGTTGGCGACAACGCTCCAATGGCTTACGTTGAGCTGCTGGACCGTCCAGAAGTCACCGCGATCGAAGACGCACCAACCGCTGAGTAA
- a CDS encoding TonB-dependent siderophore receptor — protein MDKQFKMKRLAVLVGLALPLLAQAQTGGDDGAAVMPTVQVSSQKLGDTSYTVGKAKGGTPLDLSLRDTPQSVSVVTQQRIEDQGLQTVTDVVNNVVGISVNQYETNRAGFTARGFDIDNLQIDGVPTTWEQSWSSGEVASSLAIYDRVEVVRGATGLMTGAGNPSAAINLVRKRATSKELTGSAEIGIGNWNTRRAQADVSTPLTKDGSVRARVVGEYTDADSWVDLLSNKSKTIYATVEADLTPFTVLDVGFSRQENNVKGPMWGGLSYWYTNGNQTNWDVSKTAAAGWTRWDNSYNNAFANLRHTFDNGWKLDASLTRGDRRGDSQLLYLYGYPDATTGEGLFPFAGAYLTRTKQTNANLQLSGAFDLAGRKHEAAFGYMYSKADFTSDRRPEGTLADLGNYNNWNGAAYPEPTWGAATFYEQSVTKQEAVYGVARFSLADPLKLIVGARVTNYQRTGQVIGSAAYDVKNDNEITPYAGLVYDLNNTYSLYASYTSIFQPQQEKDINGIALDPIRGKAAETGIKGEFLDGRVNASLALFHIKQDNLAQAAGTTSHNGGLPEPYYVGSDGATSRGVEMEVNGELARGWNVSAGYSIFRAQDATGADFNSIYPRKLFRVFTTYNLPGELSKLTVGGGVNYEGRTYTVDPGAPGFATNGGVIAQDAFTLVNLMARYDISKNLSAQLNVNNVTDKKHFGMFAAYGAITYAAPRTTSLTLKYKF, from the coding sequence ATGGATAAGCAATTCAAGATGAAGCGTCTGGCGGTACTGGTCGGCTTGGCCCTGCCGCTGCTGGCGCAGGCGCAAACGGGTGGCGACGACGGCGCCGCCGTGATGCCGACCGTGCAGGTATCGTCGCAAAAGCTCGGCGACACCTCGTACACCGTCGGCAAGGCCAAGGGCGGCACGCCGCTCGACCTGTCGCTGCGCGACACGCCGCAATCGGTCAGCGTGGTGACCCAGCAGCGCATCGAAGACCAGGGTTTGCAGACCGTCACCGACGTCGTCAACAACGTGGTCGGCATCTCGGTCAACCAGTATGAAACCAACCGCGCCGGCTTCACCGCGCGCGGCTTCGACATCGACAACCTGCAGATCGACGGCGTACCGACCACCTGGGAACAATCGTGGTCCTCGGGCGAAGTCGCCAGCAGCCTGGCCATCTACGACCGGGTGGAAGTGGTGCGTGGCGCCACCGGCCTGATGACCGGTGCCGGCAATCCCTCGGCCGCCATCAACCTGGTGCGCAAGCGCGCCACCTCGAAAGAACTGACCGGTTCGGCCGAGATCGGCATCGGCAACTGGAACACGCGCCGCGCCCAGGCCGACGTCTCGACCCCGCTGACCAAGGACGGGTCGGTGCGCGCCCGCGTGGTGGGCGAGTACACCGACGCCGACAGCTGGGTCGACCTGCTGAGCAACAAGAGCAAGACCATCTACGCCACCGTGGAAGCCGACCTGACGCCGTTTACCGTGCTGGACGTCGGCTTCAGCCGCCAGGAAAACAACGTCAAGGGCCCGATGTGGGGCGGCCTGTCGTACTGGTACACCAACGGCAACCAGACCAACTGGGACGTCTCCAAGACGGCAGCGGCCGGCTGGACCCGCTGGGACAACTCGTACAACAACGCCTTCGCCAACCTGCGCCACACCTTCGACAACGGCTGGAAGCTCGATGCCAGTCTGACGCGCGGCGACCGTCGCGGCGATTCGCAACTGCTGTACCTGTACGGCTACCCTGACGCCACCACCGGCGAGGGCCTGTTCCCGTTCGCCGGCGCCTACCTGACCCGCACCAAGCAAACCAACGCCAATCTGCAGCTCTCCGGCGCGTTTGACCTGGCCGGCCGCAAGCATGAAGCGGCGTTCGGCTATATGTACTCCAAGGCGGACTTCACCTCGGACCGCCGGCCGGAAGGCACCCTGGCCGACCTCGGCAACTACAACAACTGGAACGGCGCCGCCTATCCGGAGCCAACCTGGGGCGCGGCCACCTTCTACGAGCAAAGCGTGACCAAGCAGGAAGCCGTGTACGGCGTGGCGCGCTTCTCGCTGGCCGATCCGCTGAAACTGATCGTCGGCGCCCGCGTGACCAATTACCAGCGCACCGGCCAGGTCATTGGCAGCGCCGCGTATGACGTGAAGAACGACAACGAAATCACGCCATATGCCGGCCTGGTCTACGACCTCAACAACACCTACTCGCTGTACGCCAGCTACACCAGCATTTTCCAGCCGCAGCAGGAAAAGGACATCAACGGCATCGCGCTCGATCCGATTCGCGGCAAAGCGGCCGAGACCGGCATCAAGGGCGAGTTCCTGGATGGCCGCGTGAACGCCTCGCTGGCGCTGTTCCATATCAAGCAGGACAACCTGGCGCAAGCGGCCGGCACCACCTCGCACAATGGCGGCCTGCCTGAGCCTTACTATGTCGGCTCCGACGGCGCCACCAGCCGTGGCGTGGAGATGGAAGTCAACGGCGAACTGGCGCGCGGCTGGAACGTCAGCGCCGGTTACAGCATCTTCCGCGCCCAAGACGCTACCGGCGCCGACTTCAACAGCATCTACCCGCGCAAACTGTTCCGTGTATTCACCACCTACAACCTGCCGGGTGAACTGAGCAAGCTGACCGTCGGCGGCGGCGTCAACTATGAAGGTCGTACCTACACCGTCGATCCCGGCGCGCCGGGCTTCGCCACCAATGGCGGCGTGATCGCGCAGGATGCCTTCACGCTGGTCAACCTGATGGCGCGGTATGACATCAGCAAAAACCTGTCGGCCCAGCTGAACGTCAACAACGTGACCGACAAAAAGCACTTCGGCATGTTTGCCGCGTACGGCGCGATTACCTACGCCGCACCGCGCACCACGTCGCTGACCTTGAAATACAAGTTCTAA
- a CDS encoding PepSY-associated TM helix domain-containing protein — MRGFWTLVHRYAGLLTAGFLFISGFTGAIISWDHELDDLLNPHLMEAHTPGTSQSALALAQQVEARYPQIQVSFMPIQVEKGEAIAFGVSPRVDPVTQKLYQPGFNQVFVDPVSGTELGKREWGAVWPITKETFVSFLYRLHYTLHIPEMWGIDRWGLWLMGGIAMIWVVDSFVGFYLTLPLRRRNAAKSWGQRWKPAWKVRWKGGSNKLNFDLHRAFSLWTWALLIILSFTAFSLNLYSEIFYPVMSKISKVTPTPFDTRPMADIHKPFTPKVEYAAVIETAAKEAKQRNWSEPVGSVFYTNAFDVYGVSFYKPGDDHGSGGVGPAYLYYDGAGKLLGERLPWKGTAADIFVQAQFPLHSGRILGLPGRILISFMGIVVAMLSVTGVIIWWRKRVSRAVTAERRNGDLVEA; from the coding sequence ATGCGAGGCTTTTGGACCTTAGTACACCGCTATGCCGGCCTGCTCACAGCGGGCTTTTTGTTTATTAGCGGCTTCACCGGCGCCATCATTTCGTGGGATCACGAGCTGGACGACCTGCTCAATCCACACCTGATGGAGGCCCACACGCCGGGCACGTCACAATCGGCGCTGGCCCTGGCGCAGCAAGTTGAGGCGCGTTATCCGCAGATCCAGGTCTCCTTCATGCCGATCCAGGTAGAGAAGGGCGAGGCGATTGCCTTTGGCGTGTCGCCGCGCGTCGACCCGGTGACGCAGAAACTCTACCAGCCCGGTTTCAATCAGGTGTTTGTGGACCCGGTTAGCGGCACTGAATTGGGCAAGCGCGAATGGGGCGCGGTCTGGCCGATTACCAAGGAGACTTTCGTTTCCTTCTTATATCGCCTGCATTACACGCTGCATATTCCGGAAATGTGGGGCATCGACCGATGGGGTTTATGGCTGATGGGCGGCATCGCCATGATTTGGGTGGTGGATAGTTTTGTTGGTTTTTATTTGACCTTGCCGCTGCGCCGCAGGAATGCCGCCAAATCTTGGGGCCAGCGCTGGAAACCGGCCTGGAAAGTCCGCTGGAAAGGCGGTAGCAATAAATTGAATTTCGATTTGCATCGCGCCTTCAGTTTATGGACGTGGGCGTTGTTGATTATTTTGTCCTTCACCGCATTTTCCCTGAATCTGTACAGCGAAATATTTTATCCGGTGATGAGCAAAATATCCAAAGTTACGCCAACGCCGTTTGATACGCGTCCCATGGCCGATATTCACAAGCCGTTTACGCCAAAAGTCGAATATGCAGCAGTCATTGAAACGGCGGCGAAAGAGGCGAAACAGCGTAATTGGTCGGAGCCGGTAGGCAGCGTGTTTTATACCAATGCATTCGATGTCTATGGCGTCAGCTTTTATAAACCCGGCGACGATCACGGTTCCGGTGGTGTAGGTCCGGCGTATTTATATTACGACGGCGCCGGCAAGCTACTGGGCGAGCGTCTGCCATGGAAAGGCACGGCGGCGGATATCTTCGTCCAAGCACAGTTCCCGCTCCACTCCGGCCGCATCCTCGGCCTGCCGGGCCGCATTCTGATTTCCTTCATGGGAATCGTGGTGGCGATGCTGAGCGTGACTGGCGTCATCATCTGGTGGCGAAAACGCGTGTCCCGCGCTGTGACGGCGGAGCGCCGCAACGGTGATCTCGTGGAAGCCTGA
- a CDS encoding M20/M25/M40 family metallo-hydrolase: MSALPALAQAPAQALNAITEQDLLGHIRTLASEEFEGRAPGTPGEANSVAYIQSEFRRLGLQAGNPDGSWVQAVPMRGQKPTPSFSYTVNGRKVALNFPNDYVAHSTSQPAMVNVNNSEIVFVGYGVQAPEYGWDDYKGVDVHGKTILMLINDPAIPDPNNPAELDPNMFKGKAMTYYGRWTYKYEIAAKLGAAAAIIIHETIPAAYPWDVVRSGGNAEQFSLLRQGDDPDAPPVPGWIQLDKAKALMAAGGYDFDTLKKQALTKDFHPVSLKATADFHIENSARTITSNNVVAKIEGSDPKLKDEYVIYSAHWDHLGVDGASGKIYYGALDNASGVAALLELAKAYKALPEAPKRSILFIATTAEERGLLGAKYYASNPLYPLKNTVANINIDGINAWGKTAQIENVTSGHSSIDGLLEQYAKTQGRLMEKDSRPELGSFYRADQLEFARAGVPVLYTKARSGYLNKPADYATKVVNNYFTHDYHQVTDGVRNDWDFSGGVQDIQLLFQVGLAIAQGATPTWNAGSEFKAAGDRRLK; encoded by the coding sequence ATGAGCGCCCTGCCCGCACTGGCACAAGCCCCGGCTCAGGCCCTGAACGCCATCACCGAGCAAGACCTGCTGGGTCACATCCGCACTTTGGCCTCGGAGGAGTTTGAGGGCCGTGCGCCCGGCACGCCGGGAGAAGCGAATTCCGTCGCCTACATCCAGAGCGAATTCCGCCGGCTGGGTCTCCAAGCCGGCAACCCGGACGGTAGCTGGGTGCAAGCGGTGCCGATGCGCGGCCAGAAGCCGACGCCTAGTTTCAGCTACACCGTCAACGGCCGCAAAGTAGCGCTGAATTTCCCCAACGACTATGTTGCGCATTCGACCAGTCAGCCGGCCATGGTCAACGTCAACAATTCGGAAATCGTCTTTGTCGGCTACGGCGTGCAGGCGCCGGAATACGGCTGGGACGATTACAAGGGCGTGGACGTGCACGGCAAGACCATCCTGATGCTGATCAACGACCCGGCCATTCCCGATCCTAACAATCCGGCCGAGCTGGACCCGAATATGTTCAAGGGCAAGGCCATGACCTATTACGGCCGCTGGACCTACAAATACGAGATCGCCGCCAAGCTGGGTGCGGCCGCCGCCATTATCATTCACGAAACAATCCCGGCCGCCTATCCGTGGGACGTGGTGCGCAGCGGCGGCAACGCCGAGCAGTTCAGCCTGCTGCGCCAAGGCGATGACCCTGACGCACCGCCGGTGCCGGGATGGATCCAGCTAGATAAAGCCAAAGCGCTGATGGCCGCCGGCGGCTACGATTTCGACACGCTGAAAAAACAGGCGCTGACCAAAGACTTCCATCCGGTCAGCCTGAAAGCCACGGCTGATTTTCATATCGAAAATAGCGCCCGTACGATTACCTCCAATAATGTGGTGGCGAAAATCGAAGGCAGCGATCCCAAGCTGAAAGACGAATATGTCATTTACAGCGCGCACTGGGATCATTTGGGCGTGGATGGCGCGAGCGGAAAAATTTATTATGGTGCGCTGGATAACGCTTCCGGTGTAGCAGCACTGCTGGAATTAGCGAAAGCCTATAAAGCTTTGCCGGAGGCGCCGAAACGTTCGATTCTGTTTATTGCCACCACTGCCGAAGAACGTGGTTTGCTCGGCGCAAAATATTACGCCAGCAATCCCCTTTATCCTTTAAAAAATACGGTCGCCAATATTAATATCGACGGCATCAATGCCTGGGGCAAAACAGCGCAAATTGAAAACGTCACGTCCGGCCATTCCAGCATTGATGGGTTGCTGGAGCAATATGCAAAAACCCAAGGCCGTTTAATGGAGAAAGACTCGCGTCCGGAATTAGGAAGTTTTTATCGAGCCGACCAGCTGGAATTCGCCCGGGCCGGGGTGCCGGTTCTGTACACCAAAGCGCGCAGCGGCTATTTGAATAAGCCAGCTGATTACGCGACGAAAGTCGTTAATAATTATTTCACGCACGACTATCATCAGGTAACGGACGGGGTGCGTAACGATTGGGACTTTAGCGGCGGCGTGCAGGATATCCAATTACTGTTCCAGGTCGGCCTGGCAATCGCCCAAGGCGCCACGCCAACCTGGAATGCCGGATCCGAATTCAAGGCAGCTGGCGACCGCCGTTTGAAGTAG
- the dsbD gene encoding protein-disulfide reductase DsbD produces MSPFVRFVAPLLALIALLMQPARAEDFLDPSEAFKFSARMVDGHTVAVTFQIADGYYMYRERFKFSAAGAQLGAPQIPPGKVHYDETFAKDVETYRKSVTITIPVNAAGAFTLLAGGQGCSEKGLCYAPQDYKASLTGSGSVPLPAAAATTTAGATSAATLAATSAAAPASAATQRALTTATATPTAADAATGTAAASAGAAGQGAVNLGVDGGKPATAGPGVKIYTIPNPTAVDIVPPAPAPQAAAPVAPVNDAGHLEAALKSGKLLVILPLFALLGLGLSFTPCVLPMVPILSSIIVGEGENTTRSRALALSVTYALGMALVYTALGVAAGLAGEGLASTLQNPWVLGAFALLMALLSLSMFGFYELQVPAALQSKLSTVSNRQSSGKLAGVFVMGAISALIVGPCVAAPLAAALVYISQSRDVVIGGSALFAMAVGMSVPLILVGVSAGTLLPKAGMWMDSVKRFFGVLMLAVGWWLVSPVLPGAVQMMGWAALLVGYGMYLLLNSGKWVAKSLAVVVVVLGVAQLVGVVSGGREPLAPLAHLTGKGHDTPLAFQRVKNVQQLDVILAQTGGKTAILDFYADWCVSCKEMEKLTFVDPAVRAKLANTVLLQVDVTANDDDDKAMLKRFGLFGPPGIILFDKQGKEIPNARVIGFQDAAKFTASLSALN; encoded by the coding sequence ATGTCCCCTTTTGTCCGCTTTGTCGCGCCCCTTCTGGCGCTGATCGCGCTGCTGATGCAGCCTGCCCGTGCTGAAGATTTCCTCGATCCGTCGGAGGCGTTCAAGTTTTCTGCGCGCATGGTGGATGGGCATACCGTTGCGGTGACCTTCCAAATTGCCGATGGCTATTACATGTACCGCGAGCGCTTCAAGTTCAGCGCCGCCGGGGCGCAGCTTGGCGCACCGCAGATCCCGCCCGGCAAAGTCCACTATGACGAGACGTTTGCAAAAGATGTAGAAACGTATCGCAAGAGCGTGACCATCACCATTCCCGTCAACGCCGCCGGAGCGTTCACGCTGCTAGCCGGCGGCCAGGGATGCTCGGAAAAAGGGCTGTGCTATGCGCCGCAGGATTACAAGGCGTCGCTGACTGGCAGCGGCTCGGTGCCCTTGCCGGCCGCAGCAGCGACGACCACGGCAGGCGCCACTTCGGCAGCGACCTTGGCGGCCACCTCGGCTGCAGCGCCGGCCAGCGCCGCCACGCAGCGCGCCCTGACCACCGCGACCGCAACGCCGACTGCGGCGGACGCCGCCACCGGCACCGCTGCTGCCAGCGCAGGCGCCGCAGGGCAGGGCGCGGTCAACCTCGGCGTTGACGGCGGCAAGCCTGCCACTGCCGGCCCTGGCGTCAAGATCTACACCATTCCAAATCCAACCGCAGTCGACATCGTACCGCCGGCGCCTGCGCCGCAAGCGGCCGCGCCTGTCGCCCCCGTCAACGACGCCGGCCATCTGGAAGCCGCGCTGAAGAGCGGCAAGCTGCTGGTCATCCTGCCGTTGTTTGCGCTGCTGGGCCTGGGCCTGTCGTTCACGCCGTGCGTGCTGCCGATGGTGCCGATCCTGTCCTCCATCATCGTCGGCGAAGGCGAGAACACCACCCGCAGCCGCGCACTGGCGCTGTCGGTTACCTACGCGCTAGGCATGGCGCTGGTCTACACCGCGCTGGGCGTGGCTGCCGGCCTGGCTGGCGAAGGTCTGGCCAGCACCTTGCAGAATCCTTGGGTGCTGGGCGCGTTTGCCCTGCTGATGGCGCTGCTGTCGCTGTCGATGTTCGGTTTCTACGAGCTTCAAGTCCCGGCCGCGCTGCAAAGCAAGCTGAGCACCGTCTCCAATCGCCAGTCGTCCGGCAAGCTGGCCGGCGTGTTTGTCATGGGCGCGATTTCCGCGCTGATCGTCGGCCCGTGCGTGGCGGCGCCATTGGCCGCTGCGCTGGTCTACATCAGCCAGTCGCGTGACGTCGTCATTGGCGGCAGCGCGCTGTTTGCGATGGCGGTTGGCATGAGCGTGCCGCTGATCCTGGTGGGCGTATCGGCTGGCACGCTGCTGCCGAAAGCCGGCATGTGGATGGACTCGGTCAAACGCTTCTTTGGCGTGCTGATGCTGGCGGTCGGCTGGTGGCTGGTGTCGCCGGTGCTGCCGGGCGCTGTGCAAATGATGGGCTGGGCCGCGCTGTTGGTCGGCTACGGTATGTATCTGCTGCTGAACAGCGGTAAATGGGTCGCTAAGTCCCTGGCGGTGGTGGTAGTGGTGCTGGGTGTCGCGCAGCTAGTGGGCGTAGTCAGCGGTGGCCGCGAACCGCTGGCGCCGCTCGCGCACCTGACCGGCAAGGGTCACGACACGCCGCTGGCCTTCCAGCGCGTCAAGAACGTGCAGCAATTGGACGTCATCCTCGCGCAAACCGGCGGCAAAACCGCCATCCTGGACTTCTATGCCGACTGGTGCGTGTCCTGCAAGGAGATGGAAAAACTGACCTTCGTCGATCCGGCCGTGCGCGCCAAGCTGGCCAACACCGTGCTGCTGCAGGTGGACGTGACGGCCAACGACGACGACGATAAAGCTATGCTGAAACGCTTCGGCCTGTTCGGCCCGCCGGGCATCATCCTGTTCGACAAGCAGGGCAAGGAAATCCCCAACGCGCGCGTGATCGGCTTCCAGGATGCGGCGAAATTCACCGCATCCCTGTCCGCACTAAATTAA